The DNA window GCGAATTACTTGCTACGCTTAGTGTACGCCGTGATTTGGGCCATATTGAGTTATTTGCGGTAGATTCTGGCATTATTTGTTTGTTCCGTATCTTGAAACCTTTGAAGGATAAAGACCAAGCTTTACTGCAAGCCTTTGCTGGTGAACATCAGTTAAGTATTTACTTACAACCTGAGCCTGAATCGATACTTAAATTAACACCTGATACGCCAGCTGCTTGGTATCAACTCGCCGATGGTGAATTTGAATTAAGTTTTACACCGGGTAACTTTATTCAAGTTAACCCTGTGGTTAATAACCAAATGGTGGCGCAAGCACTCGATTGGCTCGATTTAAGTCCTGAAGACAGAGTATTAGATCTGTTTTGTGGTGGTGGCAACTTTAGTTTACCAGTTGCGCGTTTATGCCATTCAGTCGTGGGTGTGGAAGGTGTTGATGAAATGGTGCGTCAGGCACAAGTCAATGCAATCGCGAATAATGTCGATAATACGCAATTCTACCAAGCGGACTTATCGACTGACTTCTCTAAGCTATCTTGGGCAAAAAGTAGGTTCGATAAAGTATTATTAGATCCTGCTCGAGCGGGAGCTGCAGAAACAGTGCAATATTTACATAAACTAAAAGTGAATAAAATTGTCTATGTATCTTGCAATCCCGCAACATTAGCGCGAGACTCGAAGTTGTTGATGGAAAAGCATTATAAATTAACACGCCTTGGTATGATTGATATGTTCCCACAAACGGGGCATGTTGAGTCAATGGCGTTATTTGAACGCGTTTAGCGCGTGTATTTTTTGGTTTAATCTTGTTAGGAATTAAGACATGGTTGCGGTACGTGATTCTCATTTGACCAACCCGGAAGACTTTGATGCGAAAACCTGGACGTCTTCGTTAGCACTCACCTCGACAGAGCAAGATGAATTATTTGAGTTGTATTCTCAATTAGCATTAAAAGAAACTGCTGACCCCCTAATGGATGAAGCCGTTCCTGATTTCCCGTTACTTGCTTACGGGGTGGAAATGGTCGAAATATTGATGACCATGGATATGGACATGGATACCTTAAAGGTCGCTTTACTGTATCCGT is part of the Moritella viscosa genome and encodes:
- the rumA gene encoding 23S rRNA (uracil-5-)-methyltransferase RumA — protein: MAQIFKAKKVQKTPSKAVEITIEKLDHQGLGLGRLDGKAVFVAGGLPGERVSVNIIEQKKQYAKAILRKVITPSEQRIEPACLHYAMCGGCSLQTLDSHVQANYKQTALFSLLQNFSKNDDIEFAEPILSKPWQYRRTARLSVMFDRKAKQLVFGFRERNSKSLVAINQCPVLVPALSALIQPLRELLATLSVRRDLGHIELFAVDSGIICLFRILKPLKDKDQALLQAFAGEHQLSIYLQPEPESILKLTPDTPAAWYQLADGEFELSFTPGNFIQVNPVVNNQMVAQALDWLDLSPEDRVLDLFCGGGNFSLPVARLCHSVVGVEGVDEMVRQAQVNAIANNVDNTQFYQADLSTDFSKLSWAKSRFDKVLLDPARAGAAETVQYLHKLKVNKIVYVSCNPATLARDSKLLMEKHYKLTRLGMIDMFPQTGHVESMALFERV